A genome region from Mesorhizobium sp. B2-1-8 includes the following:
- a CDS encoding ABC transporter ATP-binding protein produces MSLLEIKNLTVSFDTAAGPFMAVQGIDLSIEPREVLAIVGESGSGKSVSMLAVMGLLPNTATVKADRMAFDGVDLLKLSPSERRKIVGKDISMIFQEPIASLNPCFTVGFQIEEVLRFHMGMDRAQRRARAIELMKLVGIADPEERLSSFPHQMSGGQCQRVMIAIAIACNPKLLIADEPTTALDVTIQKQILDLLVSLQAKYGMGLIMITHNMGVVAETADRVIVQYKGRKMEEADVLSLFESPKSNYTRALLSALPENAVGDRLPTVSDMLFEPAPSVAGASA; encoded by the coding sequence ATGTCCCTGCTCGAGATCAAGAACCTCACCGTTTCCTTCGACACCGCCGCCGGGCCATTCATGGCCGTGCAAGGCATCGACCTTTCGATCGAGCCGCGCGAGGTGCTGGCGATCGTCGGCGAGTCCGGCTCCGGCAAGTCGGTGTCGATGCTGGCGGTCATGGGGCTGTTGCCCAACACCGCGACGGTCAAGGCCGACCGCATGGCCTTCGACGGCGTCGACCTGTTGAAGCTCAGCCCGTCCGAGCGCCGCAAGATCGTCGGCAAGGACATCTCGATGATCTTCCAGGAGCCGATCGCAAGCCTCAACCCGTGTTTCACGGTCGGCTTCCAGATCGAGGAAGTGCTGCGCTTCCACATGGGCATGGACCGAGCACAGCGCCGCGCCCGCGCCATCGAACTGATGAAGCTGGTCGGTATTGCCGATCCGGAAGAACGGCTGAGCTCGTTTCCGCATCAGATGTCCGGCGGTCAGTGCCAGCGCGTCATGATCGCCATCGCCATTGCCTGCAATCCGAAGCTTTTGATCGCCGACGAGCCGACGACAGCGCTCGATGTCACCATCCAGAAGCAGATCCTCGATCTGCTCGTCTCGCTGCAGGCCAAATACGGCATGGGCCTGATCATGATCACCCACAATATGGGCGTGGTGGCCGAGACCGCCGACCGCGTCATCGTCCAGTACAAGGGCCGCAAGATGGAAGAGGCCGACGTGCTGTCGCTGTTTGAATCGCCGAAGAGCAACTACACGCGCGCGCTGCTGTCGGCGTTGCCGGAAAACGCCGTCGGCGACCGGCTGCCGACCGTTTCCGACATGCTGTTCGAGCCGGCCCCCTCGGTAGCGGGAGCCTCCGCATGA
- a CDS encoding ABC transporter permease subunit, whose product MFAEFWHYFSINKGAVIGLVVFALLILVAIFAPLLAPHSPDDQFRDFFLTPPAWQAGGNAQFLLGTDAVGRDMLSRLIYGSRFSLAIGFVVVTTALISGVILGLLAGYCRGWVDTLIMRIMDIILAFPSLLLALVLVAVLGPGLVNAMIAIAFVLQPHFARLTRAAVMAEKTREYVVSAKVAGASHVRLMLVTILPNCIAPLIVQATLSFSNAILEAAALGFLGMGAQPPTPEWGTMLAEAREFILRAWWVVTFPGLAILITVFAINLIGDGLRDALDPKLKRS is encoded by the coding sequence ATGTTCGCCGAATTCTGGCACTATTTTTCCATCAACAAGGGCGCGGTGATAGGCCTCGTCGTCTTCGCCCTGCTGATCCTTGTCGCCATCTTCGCGCCGCTGCTCGCCCCGCATTCGCCGGACGATCAGTTCCGCGACTTCTTCCTGACGCCGCCGGCCTGGCAGGCGGGCGGCAACGCGCAGTTCCTGCTCGGCACCGATGCCGTCGGCCGCGATATGCTTTCGCGCCTTATCTACGGTTCGCGCTTCTCGCTCGCCATCGGTTTCGTCGTCGTCACCACGGCACTGATCTCCGGCGTCATCCTCGGCTTGCTTGCCGGCTACTGCCGCGGCTGGGTCGACACGCTGATCATGCGCATCATGGACATCATCCTGGCCTTCCCGTCGCTGCTGCTCGCGCTGGTGCTGGTCGCGGTGCTCGGCCCCGGCCTCGTCAATGCCATGATCGCCATCGCCTTCGTGCTGCAGCCGCACTTTGCCCGGCTCACCCGCGCCGCGGTGATGGCGGAGAAGACCCGCGAATATGTGGTCTCGGCCAAGGTCGCTGGCGCCAGCCATGTCAGGCTGATGCTGGTCACCATCCTGCCCAACTGCATCGCGCCGCTGATCGTGCAGGCGACGCTGTCCTTCTCCAACGCCATTCTCGAGGCTGCAGCACTCGGCTTCCTCGGCATGGGCGCCCAGCCGCCGACACCGGAATGGGGCACCATGCTTGCCGAAGCGCGCGAGTTCATCCTGCGCGCCTGGTGGGTGGTGACTTTCCCGGGCCTCGCCATCCTGATCACCGTCTTTGCCATCAACCTGATCGGCGACGGCCTGCGCGACGCCCTCGACCCCAAGCTGAAGAGGTCGTGA
- a CDS encoding ABC transporter permease subunit encodes MLRYILGKLALIIPTFIGITILAFGFVRILPGDPVLVLAGERGLSPERHTALMHQFGFDLPIWQQYLTYLTNILSGDFGTSFSTKTPVLKDFLVRFPATVELAIFAMIFAVIFGVAFGIFAAIRRGSWFDQLTMGTALAGYSMPIFWWGLLLIIVFSGMLHWTPVSGRIDLLYFFKPVTGFMTIDSLISGQKGAFRSAVSHLILPTIVLGTIPLAVIARQTRSAMLEVLGEDYVRTARAKGLAPRRVIGLHAFRNALIPVVTTIGLQVGTLLTGAILTESIFSWPGIGKWMIDAISKRDYFTVQGGLLLIALIVMSVNLIVDVLYAVINPRIRAN; translated from the coding sequence ATGCTGCGTTACATCCTCGGCAAGCTCGCCCTCATCATCCCGACCTTCATCGGGATAACCATCCTCGCTTTCGGCTTCGTGCGCATCCTGCCCGGTGATCCGGTGCTGGTGCTTGCGGGCGAACGTGGCCTGTCGCCCGAACGCCACACGGCGCTGATGCATCAGTTCGGTTTCGACCTGCCGATCTGGCAACAGTATCTGACCTATCTGACCAACATCCTCAGCGGCGATTTCGGCACCTCGTTTTCCACCAAGACACCGGTGCTCAAGGATTTCCTGGTGCGGTTCCCGGCCACGGTCGAACTCGCCATCTTCGCCATGATCTTCGCCGTCATCTTCGGTGTCGCCTTCGGCATCTTCGCCGCGATCCGCCGTGGCTCCTGGTTCGATCAGCTGACCATGGGCACCGCGCTCGCCGGCTATTCCATGCCCATCTTCTGGTGGGGGCTGCTGCTGATCATCGTCTTCTCCGGCATGCTGCACTGGACGCCGGTCTCGGGCCGCATAGACCTTCTCTACTTCTTCAAGCCGGTGACCGGCTTCATGACCATCGATTCCCTCATCTCGGGCCAGAAGGGCGCCTTCCGCTCGGCGGTGTCGCACCTCATCCTGCCCACCATCGTGCTCGGCACCATTCCGCTGGCGGTCATCGCCAGGCAGACACGCTCGGCCATGCTCGAAGTGCTGGGTGAGGACTATGTTCGCACCGCGCGCGCCAAGGGCCTGGCGCCGCGCCGTGTCATCGGCCTGCATGCCTTCCGCAATGCGCTGATCCCGGTCGTCACCACCATCGGCCTGCAGGTCGGCACGCTGCTCACCGGCGCCATTCTGACCGAGAGCATCTTTTCGTGGCCGGGCATCGGCAAGTGGATGATCGACGCCATCTCCAAGCGCGACTATTTCACCGTGCAAGGCGGGTTGCTTCTGATCGCGCTGATCGTCATGTCGGTGAACCTTATCGTCGACGTGCTCTATGCCGTCATCAACCCGCGTATCCGGGCGAATTGA
- a CDS encoding ABC transporter substrate-binding protein: MKKKLTFAAALLAASVLGGVANAKTLVYCAEASPEGFDPAPYTAGQTFDASSRTVFNRLVEFDHGKTSVSPGLAESWAISDDGKEYTFKLRKGVKFAPTDYFTPTRDMNADDVVFSFQRQVDKNGPWFQYIPGIAYQYYNDQFGDNITKVEKVDDLTVKFTLKEPAITFIPTLGMDFASIVSKEYADKLQADKTPELFNQKPVGTGPFIFVDYQTDAAIRYKANPDYWGGKQKIDDLVFAITTDPAVRAQKLKAGECNIMSYPAPADIKGLQADPNLTVAEQEGLNVGALMYNTQQKPFDDVRVRKALNMAINKKAIIDAVFQGAGQVAINPIPPTMWSYNKNVKDDPYDPDAAKKMLEEAGVKDLKMNVWAMPVSRPYMPNARRTAELIQADFAKVGVTVNIVSYDWGEYLKRASAVDHDGAVIVGWTGDNGDPDNFLGVLLSCASVGSNNRAEWCNKDFDALINKAKTVSDQAERTKLYEQAQVIFKEQAPWATLAHSKVFMPMQKTVSGFAMDPLGIHRFDGVDIAE; this comes from the coding sequence ATGAAGAAGAAATTGACTTTTGCAGCCGCGTTGCTGGCTGCAAGCGTCCTGGGAGGCGTGGCCAACGCGAAAACCCTGGTCTATTGCGCGGAGGCGTCGCCGGAAGGTTTCGATCCGGCGCCGTACACCGCGGGACAGACGTTCGATGCGTCCTCGCGTACCGTTTTCAACCGCCTCGTCGAATTCGATCACGGCAAGACCTCGGTCTCGCCCGGCCTGGCTGAGAGCTGGGCGATTTCCGACGACGGCAAGGAATATACTTTCAAGCTGCGCAAGGGCGTCAAGTTCGCGCCCACCGACTATTTCACCCCGACGCGCGACATGAACGCCGACGACGTGGTGTTTTCGTTCCAGCGCCAGGTCGACAAGAACGGCCCCTGGTTCCAGTACATACCGGGCATCGCCTATCAGTATTACAATGACCAGTTCGGCGACAACATCACCAAGGTCGAGAAGGTCGACGACCTGACGGTGAAGTTCACTCTCAAGGAGCCGGCGATCACCTTCATTCCGACGCTTGGCATGGATTTCGCCTCGATCGTCTCGAAGGAATATGCCGACAAACTGCAGGCCGACAAGACGCCTGAACTGTTCAACCAGAAGCCGGTCGGCACCGGCCCGTTCATCTTCGTCGACTACCAGACCGACGCCGCAATCCGCTACAAGGCCAACCCGGACTATTGGGGCGGCAAGCAGAAGATCGACGATCTGGTCTTCGCCATCACCACCGATCCGGCGGTGCGCGCGCAGAAGCTGAAGGCCGGCGAATGCAACATCATGTCCTACCCGGCGCCAGCCGATATTAAAGGCCTGCAGGCTGATCCGAACCTGACGGTCGCGGAGCAGGAAGGCCTCAACGTCGGCGCGCTGATGTACAACACCCAGCAGAAGCCGTTCGACGACGTGCGCGTCCGCAAGGCGCTCAACATGGCCATCAACAAGAAGGCCATCATCGACGCCGTGTTCCAGGGCGCGGGCCAGGTGGCGATCAACCCGATCCCGCCGACCATGTGGTCCTACAACAAGAACGTGAAGGACGATCCGTACGATCCGGACGCGGCCAAGAAGATGCTTGAAGAGGCTGGCGTCAAGGACCTCAAGATGAACGTCTGGGCCATGCCGGTGTCGCGTCCGTACATGCCGAACGCGCGCCGCACCGCCGAGCTGATCCAGGCCGACTTCGCCAAGGTCGGCGTCACCGTCAACATCGTCAGCTACGATTGGGGTGAATACCTCAAGCGCGCTTCGGCGGTCGATCACGACGGCGCCGTCATCGTCGGCTGGACCGGCGACAACGGCGATCCGGACAACTTCCTCGGCGTGCTCCTGAGCTGCGCTTCCGTCGGTTCGAACAACCGCGCGGAATGGTGCAACAAGGACTTCGATGCGCTCATCAACAAGGCCAAGACGGTTTCCGATCAGGCCGAGCGCACCAAGCTCTACGAACAGGCACAGGTCATCTTCAAGGAGCAGGCACCGTGGGCGACGCTGGCCCATTCCAAGGTGTTCATGCCGATGCAGAAGACAGTCTCCGGCTTTGCGATGGATCCGCTCGGCATCCACCGCTTTGACGGCGTCGATATCGCCGAATAA
- a CDS encoding long-chain fatty acid--CoA ligase: MAKASKAPVKASAKAVSKPAAGADGQGKAAGKAATAKAATKTAKNTPAAKAAATAKKPATKAAPAKASATKAGTGNAGTGKIAMTKSSPPAKTSPVSKPATAASQRLPKALTELTAGLPQKPWLNSYPKNMPAEIGALPYSSIGDFLVGACKQFAGQPAFTCMGKSITYAELEQLSAAFGAYLQSTGLQKGARVALMMPNVLQYPVAMMAVARAGFTVVNVNPLYTPRELEHQLKDSGAQAIVILENFASTLQAVVARTSVKHVIVAAMGDMLGGLKGSIVNLVVRRVKKMVSAWSLPGHVKFNAALKAGRGMTFKPATVAASDVAFLQYTGGTTGISKGATLLHSNVLANVAQNSLWLQDAYTVKPKPAHLNLVCALPLYHIFALTVNALMGMQMGGQNILIPNPRDIPGFVKEMGKYPIHIFPGLNTLFNALLNNEDFRKLDFRPLLLTLGGGMAVQKGVAERWKALTGCPVSEGYGLSETSPVATANKFSSGEFTGTIGLPLPSTEIAIRDDDGNNVPLGEVGEICIRGPQVMAGYWNRQDETTKVMTEDGFFKSGDMGFMDERGYTKIVDRKKDMILVSGFNVYPNELEEVVAAHPGVLEVAAIGVPDEHSGEVPKLFIVKKDPALTAEAIIAFCRENLTGYKRPRYIEFRTELPKTPVGKILRRALRE; this comes from the coding sequence GTGGCAAAAGCATCGAAGGCGCCAGTGAAGGCGTCGGCCAAGGCGGTCTCGAAACCAGCCGCTGGAGCCGATGGGCAAGGCAAGGCTGCGGGCAAAGCCGCGACCGCGAAGGCGGCGACCAAAACCGCCAAGAATACCCCCGCGGCAAAAGCAGCGGCCACCGCCAAGAAGCCGGCGACGAAAGCCGCGCCGGCAAAGGCATCCGCGACCAAGGCCGGAACAGGCAATGCCGGAACCGGCAAGATCGCGATGACGAAGAGCTCGCCACCAGCGAAAACTTCACCGGTCTCGAAACCGGCAACGGCAGCCAGCCAGCGGTTGCCGAAGGCGCTCACCGAACTCACCGCCGGCCTGCCGCAAAAACCATGGCTCAACAGCTATCCCAAGAACATGCCGGCCGAGATCGGCGCCCTTCCCTACAGTTCCATCGGCGACTTCCTCGTCGGCGCCTGCAAGCAGTTCGCCGGCCAGCCGGCTTTCACGTGCATGGGTAAGTCCATCACCTACGCTGAACTCGAACAGCTTTCGGCGGCCTTCGGTGCCTATCTGCAGTCCACCGGATTGCAGAAGGGCGCGCGCGTCGCCCTGATGATGCCGAACGTGCTGCAGTATCCCGTGGCGATGATGGCGGTCGCCCGCGCCGGCTTCACGGTGGTGAACGTCAATCCGCTCTACACGCCGCGCGAATTGGAGCATCAGCTCAAGGATTCCGGGGCGCAGGCCATCGTCATCCTCGAGAACTTCGCCAGTACCTTGCAGGCGGTCGTCGCCAGGACCTCGGTCAAGCACGTCATTGTCGCCGCCATGGGCGACATGCTCGGCGGCCTGAAGGGCTCGATCGTCAATCTGGTGGTGCGCCGCGTCAAGAAAATGGTGTCGGCCTGGTCATTGCCCGGCCATGTCAAGTTCAATGCGGCCCTGAAGGCTGGCCGTGGCATGACTTTCAAGCCGGCCACTGTAGCCGCCAGTGATGTCGCCTTCCTGCAGTATACCGGCGGCACCACCGGAATCTCGAAAGGCGCGACCCTCCTGCACAGCAATGTGCTGGCCAATGTCGCGCAGAATTCGCTGTGGCTGCAGGACGCCTACACGGTCAAGCCAAAGCCAGCCCATCTCAACCTCGTCTGCGCACTGCCGCTCTACCATATTTTCGCGCTGACGGTGAATGCGCTGATGGGCATGCAAATGGGCGGCCAGAACATCCTGATCCCCAATCCGCGCGACATTCCCGGCTTCGTCAAGGAAATGGGCAAATATCCGATCCATATCTTTCCGGGCCTCAACACGCTGTTCAACGCGCTCTTGAACAATGAGGACTTCCGCAAGCTCGACTTCAGGCCGCTGCTTCTTACCCTGGGCGGCGGCATGGCGGTACAGAAGGGCGTCGCCGAGCGCTGGAAAGCACTGACCGGTTGCCCCGTCAGCGAAGGTTATGGCCTTTCGGAGACCTCCCCGGTGGCGACGGCCAACAAGTTCAGCTCCGGCGAGTTCACCGGCACTATCGGCCTGCCGCTGCCCTCGACCGAAATCGCCATCCGCGACGACGACGGCAACAACGTGCCGCTGGGCGAGGTCGGCGAGATCTGCATCAGGGGACCGCAGGTGATGGCCGGTTACTGGAACCGGCAGGACGAGACCACCAAGGTAATGACCGAGGACGGCTTCTTCAAGTCGGGCGACATGGGCTTCATGGACGAACGCGGCTACACCAAGATCGTCGACCGCAAGAAGGACATGATCCTCGTCTCCGGTTTCAACGTCTATCCGAACGAACTCGAGGAGGTCGTGGCGGCACATCCCGGCGTGCTCGAAGTGGCGGCGATCGGCGTGCCGGACGAGCATTCGGGCGAGGTGCCGAAGCTGTTCATCGTCAAGAAGGATCCGGCCCTGACCGCCGAAGCCATCATCGCCTTTTGCCGCGAGAACCTGACCGGCTACAAGCGGCCCAGATACATCGAGTTCAGGACGGAATTGCCGAAGACGCCGGTCGGCAAGATCCTGCGCCGGGCTTTGCGCGAATAG
- a CDS encoding class I SAM-dependent methyltransferase, whose protein sequence is MRLAPVPALPEIQLYTAHPGSGLRRLVDPEDDGDTDDDTPEPQPPYWAYAWAGGAVLARHILDHPKIVAGRRVLDLGAGSGIVGIAAAKAGAREVIAAEIDRNGVAAIGLNAAANGVEIALVDKDVTTGPPPAVDLVLAGDVFYGREVALRVIPFLDRCLAAGIEVLVGDPRRSDLPLHRLRLLAEHQVPDFGDARGTATKPSGVFSFETECR, encoded by the coding sequence ATGCGCCTTGCCCCGGTACCAGCGCTTCCCGAAATCCAGCTTTACACCGCTCACCCGGGCAGCGGATTGAGGCGCCTCGTCGACCCCGAAGACGATGGCGATACGGACGATGACACGCCGGAACCGCAGCCGCCCTACTGGGCCTATGCGTGGGCGGGCGGCGCCGTGCTGGCGCGCCATATACTCGACCATCCGAAGATCGTGGCCGGCCGCCGCGTGCTCGACCTCGGAGCCGGCTCCGGCATTGTCGGCATCGCCGCCGCGAAGGCCGGCGCGCGCGAGGTGATTGCGGCCGAGATCGATCGCAACGGCGTTGCCGCGATCGGCCTCAATGCGGCGGCGAACGGCGTCGAAATCGCCCTTGTTGACAAGGATGTCACCACAGGCCCGCCGCCGGCCGTCGACCTCGTTCTCGCGGGCGACGTGTTCTACGGCCGCGAGGTTGCCCTGCGGGTTATCCCGTTCCTCGATCGCTGCCTGGCAGCCGGTATCGAGGTGCTGGTCGGCGACCCCCGCCGCAGCGACCTGCCGCTGCACCGGCTGCGATTGCTCGCCGAACATCAAGTGCCGGATTTCGGTGACGCGAGGGGCACTGCAACCAAGCCGAGCGGGGTGTTTTCCTTCGAGACGGAATGTCGCTGA